The Hermetia illucens chromosome 2, iHerIll2.2.curated.20191125, whole genome shotgun sequence genomic interval TTAACTCGATCAAGCagcgtgggatcgttttccacttgttccaaacagtcttctgcgacggCCTTTCGATACtacttttgctcctcagaaaagtttttttggaaccatcttcgcgcaCAACTTTTTACGCCGAAATCacctgttaaaatttgtctgataGTTTTACGGTTTATACTCAGTCCCGAGGCCAAAattcgaactgctaaacgccgatcttcacggattagggcGCGCACACGCTGCACATTCGTGTCAGTCCGTACCTCAATGGTCTCTCACTTCACGCCTCGTCTTCCTCGCGTTTatgcccctccttaaattctttatgccatcgaaacacctggTACGACTAAGAGCGCTATCACCAtgcatttttacaattttagcgtacaTTTCCGAAGCTGTCTCGcccaatctggcgcaaaattttaaTCGCAACGCGTTTTTCTAGATctcgtttctccattttcgtgatGAGCACTACCGACACACGTTtactcaacacgacacagcagACGAACTGAACAAGCTAGagtgaatatatcaatggagaaGGGGAGGATGCCGGGGAAGGGTAAaggaatttgaaggttgcaggtttaTCACAAGCGCGGCtataaaatcagtctcattacttattTGTACTTATTACCTCGTATGGAGAAGTTGAGGCAGAGTTATTGGCCTCTTACCGTTAGTATTTTCATCTGAATGCTTTGCTTGTGGGTGCTAAAATGTCCGGCCCTGATATCCATAATGAAAACGCAGTTATATACGTCTGCACTGAACTGATTTCCTCAACTAATAAGCGCCGCTGAAGTTAGTTTTTTGGTGGTCACTGCATTTCTTAGCAATTGTTGCGACAGTTTCGCACCCTACCGGTCGAGTTTGCATTGGAAATACCGTAAAATGCGAGGCTATCTTTTCTGTGAAAAATCTGCTACATTTGGGTCTCAAAAATGGCGGAAAGCTCGCCGATATTGAGTTATATGCCGTCTAGGGACTGTGACTTCTTTCCTTTGTTGTGCACCACGTTAAGGTTTGGTTGTGGTAGGACCCGACTGTAGAACAGCTTAATTCTCTCAACTTGTCTTTCAGGTTTACCGTAAATGATCACTGATCATGGTCGGCTAAAGCAACTTATATGGGAGTTGTGACGATCATTTGTCAGTCATTGCGTATGTAAAACGGAATCACCTTTTCTGCACactgtgcttcactggttttgagagactatACTCGGttgtaatctggctgaacttttggagaagtgcccgaatacGAGAGTCGGTAATCTCTTCTTAaaaaacggaaagattattgtctgGGTGAGATGTcgtttggcccgacgaattaaggttggtcgtggaacctataagagacttgttttgcaattccacagcaatccatagtgacacaagaagtctgcgcctagtatggggaagtttgacatccgccaggatgaaaacgccacgaaaacgtcctacgcaagtcaagaatcacgtccacttgcctatacccgtatgtgttgatgcgggaggaatttgttgcCGCCAGTTTGcgcggttgtggaaatagttgatgttgccgaggtacgggaagaaccgaaactaccgcaccagtatcgatgaggtagttgcacctgctgaggaggtcgaaaatagttaggcgctgcgttctgggtagccGTAGCAGGAGCCCCACAGacctagtttttaaggttttgtgtaaacacaaaccttattaaaatcggtttactgtctgtccgccacacacattttttttcggaggcggttgtagcgattcgcgtcaaatttggtagaaaggtgggaactgtgaacgcccacgatatagtgttacatccttttacgtagaatttaagggggggtgcaaaaggggggtgtaaatttttttttatcaaatatagtcatgtggggtgtcaatttaaaagtcttggttagtactttcgaagccggtcttagttttgacatttgttgaaaaggtggggagtgtggggggttgaaagtgggcaTTTTTTTAatcgacccattctcagaaactaccgaaccgaaaaatttgaaaaaaatcagggagctgccactatatggtgcctaggctccgaaatagcctccataaccgatacctgttcaaataaagttaatatagtacataactataatttttagtggttgacaggaaaccccccttaagttcaccctagaaccacaaaattttgcaacaatgtaggctacagtatagagcatgatcttgccaaatttggtgaaatcgcattattactaacgaagtaatgctaggtcaaaactgtcgattttctgcaaattcaaggctatgaatgtcaatatcacttgaaagtggaaattttcacataatatatgcatattttacgtgctacatgctaatgggacaaattcacattcaaatctctttattaaaggaatacacaaaacctttcatacctgaagcgtctagcttccggtttcccgacttgtttggagtAGGcggcgaatttacacgggagcgtacatctggtcgCTTTATCGCCGCCGGCATTGGttgttaaggcggctatctcgcgccttaagtcgccccATCTCGTCCGACggcggttgaacggccgctatggttgggcgtacgtgCACCTTGTCGGCCGTAGcggccagttcctccaaggatcGGAGACGCACACGAGGACCGCGTGGGTACCCTCCGGgggccgacgcagccagagcgacctgatcaggtcgtcgccgatcttgttCTCACCCAATTACCTCATTTCGTGCAGCAATTGGCTGGAAGTTCGATCTCCCAACGCTAAACCCGCCAGCAGGTGGTCTAGTTTTgccgactcacttaccgacaggcgcccTGATCAATTCGGTCTTCAGCAGCGAGTACGAAGCCGACTTCACGTCAGACACCAGaaggatggactcctcgtccaggccgaccaccgcgtaattgaagcgggtcgcgtccgctgtgatcccggacattTGGAGTTGTgtttccaaatgcacgaacacAGCTCCGGGTGctgccgccaaaacggagggacgcgcacagcgAGAGCGGTCATTTGCGACGTTCTGTAGCAACAGCGTGTGGCAGCGGCTAACGGTGGCAGTTGTTAATGAAGGAGTTGCAGCTGGCGATGTCTGATGAAGACGAGGAGGAGGATCGGGTTGTTAGTGATGTCGCGGCTGCTGGTGATGTAAGAGTTGCTCTTATAGCTCCAGATGCTTGGCAGCTTCTAAAAGTGTAGTTCCTGTGGAGGATTCCAGGCGAAGTGACAGTGAACCACACTCGGAGTCTCGTCGCACTTCTCGGAAATAATGGAATTTTTCTGGGAAGTCGCTGGTGTCACACAACACGGCCGACACGGCGAGGCTCGGGCCGGCGGGCGGTCCTGGGGCGACGTCGACGGGACGGCCGTTAAAAATAAAACCACGGACACCTTGCTGAGTACGAGAGCTGCGGCTGCACACGAGTCACTTGCTtggaatcgaaaaaaaaaacttggccGAGAAGGCAGTGTGAATGGTGGGAAGGGCTGCGGGCTCGCTCCGACGCCCTTCGTTTCGCTTCTCCTCTGTCCAACCTCGCGAACTGGCCGTTCCGCAGGTTGCCTGGCTGGGCCTAGATTCACGCTATTACCAACGTTCAATACGCTTAGGTCGTTTAAGTTGTGCGACTGGTGCTGAGACTGTGATAATTGCAAACTGATGGGACACTTGTTGGTGATGATTGAAGATACTGCTGATGTTGGGTCTGCATTTGGATGACGAGGACGTATTGTAAATTACGTGGAAATCGTGCTTGGGTCGATTGCTGCAGCAGTCAGCCGGCGGGTGCCAGTGATCCAAGTGACAAGACACTCGTGGTGGCTGCTAACTTGGAATTGTGTGCTGGTAGGAGTAAGGTATGTGCTGTAGACTCTAAGCACTCTGAGTGTGGGTGATCTCCTCTGAAGACCTCCAAGTTCCAGTTGTTTCCGACCTGGCCGAATTTTCGACGTCAAGTGAACGTCTTGATAGTGATGATGCCGTTGATGAGCCGGATGATCGCCGTCCAGATCGTGTCGGAAGGGAAACTCTATTGTTCACGGTTGCCGGAGAAATTCTGTAGCTTCTGGTAAATTTGGGATGGATAGCGGCTGGGTTTCTGTCACGCCCGAGTAGTGcgtgttccggggtcaccacttttcgGTCCAACCGGACAAACGTAGTAATagttttaattatatttatacACAGTTATTTCGGAGATAAACTCTAGAGAAGTTGTGTCCCGTTGGATCGGTTTGAAAAGACTACGTGCACATCGTGCACACGTCTCCAAACCAGCGGAACTTCTTCAACCGCCGgcctctccactcctgtggcgagttctaaaatgcgtggagagcgccggtgcgCCATCTACCCGCTCGTATTCACAACaacgcgaatcctgctgcgccacacctTGACCAGTATTATTTCTGGATCATTGTGTGGCACCAAATACTGAAATTTGTGCATCTTTGGTAATTCCAGCCGTGGTTGGTTCAGCTCTCATCAATATAAATCAAAACCGGGATCTATAGTTTCCTCCAACAAAAGCTAGTATTTCTAATCGGCGGAAATCGCGATCTTTTAAATTTAATcataaattcattcaaattacgaCAAAACTTTTGATCTACtcatttcgttttcttttaGCGTCCCCACAAAGCTACTGCCGATGAAATGACCAAATTTCATTCAGACGAGTACATTCGCTTTCTCCGATCCATTCGTCCTGATAACATGACAGAATACAACAAGCAGATGCAACGTTTCAATGTAGGCGAAGATTGTCCTGTTTTCGACGGCCTCTATGAGTTCTGTCAATTATCGGCCGGAGGATCGGTTGCGGCTGCCGTCAAGCTCAACAAACAAGCATCGGAAATCTGCATCAATTGGGGCGGAGGCCTACATCATGCCAAAAAGTCAGAGGCTTCAGGTTTCTGCTATGTGAACGACATAGTACTGGGCATCCTGGAACTTTTAAAAATACCACCAGCGTGTTCTCTACATTGATATCGATGTGCACCATGGCGATGGCGTTGAGGAGGCTTTTTATACAACGGACAGGGTGATGACTGTCAGTTTCCATAAATACGGAGAATATTTTCCTGGAACCGGAGATCTACGTGACATTGGAGCTGGAAAGGGCAAGTACTACGCCGTTAATATTCCGCTAAGGGATGGCATGGACGATGAGGCGTATGAGTCTATCTTTGTGCCGATTATTTCAAAGGTTATGGAGACCTTCCAACCGTCTGCGGTGGTGCTTCAATGTGGGGCTGATTCATTGACGGGTGATCGGTTAGGATGTTTCAATTTGACGGTAAAGGGCACGGAAAAGTGCGTGGAGTTTGTCAAAAAGTATAATTTACCATTTTTGATGGTCGGCGGTGGAGGCTACACAATTCGAAATGTATCGCGTTGTTGGACATATGAAACTTCGGTTGCGTTAGGGGTGGAGATTGCAAATGAGCTTCCTTACAATGATTACTTTGAATATTTTGGACCTGATTTCAAGCTGCACATTAGCCCGAGTAATATGTCGAATCAGAATACAAGCGAATATTTAGAGAAAATTAAAAACAGGTGAGTGTTTAGGGACAATTTGCTATATACAAGCCTTTTGAGAACTATCACGAAAGTGGCTTTGATTGATATTTTCTATATTCGCAGACTATTCGAAAATCTGCGCATGTTGCCCCATGCTCCCGGCGTTCAAGTGCAGCTATCCCGGAAGATGCTGTCAATGATGAATCAGAGGATGAAGACAAAGTTGACAAAGATGAGAGGCTACCCCAGAGCGATAAGGACAAGCGCATCGTGCCCGACAATGAATTCTCAGATTCTGAAGATGAGGGCGAAGGCGGACGACGGGATAATCGTTCGTATAAGGGGCAAAGGAAACGACCACGTTTGGATAAAGACTCCAAAGTAGAAAATGCCGACACAAAAGATGAAAAAGATAATAAAAGTGAGTGATAATTTTTGGTAAACTAATATTTCGAGGTTCATCTTCCCTTTTTGAAATAGAAGTAGTTTCCTTCGTACCCAAATCGATCCTAACATTTCACAGGAGTTCCTCTTATATCTTCTGATATTTTCCTTTACAGTGGATACAACGGAACCGGATGACGTGAAAGCCGAGGACACAAAGAAAGAGACCTCCGCGATGACGTGATAGACTTGGTGTTGTGTcatttgtgttcattttgttaTGACCCTTCATTAAACCACTTTTCATATCCTAATGttaaagaaaactttttttatGCTCGGTAAAGTCCATCCAAAGAGGATAAATTCATAAGAAATTGCATTCAGACATTCATTTTCTGCCGAAACCAATCACTTAAGAGCAAGGCATGGACAAATAAGTTAATTTTTATCGCGATCTGATGCGATTGAAAGATTCTTAAGTGGAATGCAATTAACCTTTTTTAGATAAAAACACGTCTCCTATACCAATCCGAGCAAATCTTAGATAATTTTCGTTTCTATTCTTTAATTAAGTTCCGATCTCATTTTTGTATGAGCAACACTATGCATTTAGCAAACGGTTTTTTTGAGTATGTTATTAGTCCTCAGATTGTACGAATcttaaaaattgtataattcAATATCTCTATCTCCATCAAAAGATATTTGTACATATGGAATCCGATTTTAAGGCaactaaattcaattttaaacgAATTATAGTGTTCTGAAGgagaaatgcaaattgaaaTGTAAGTTTTAACATCAAAAGCTAAAAAGGCTGACAATTTCGCACTTGTTTTTCTCTAACTCACTGGGAGCAGTTCTAATTGTAAAATGTAATGAGGTTGTTGATCGTTCTTCACATTGTGTTGGATAGTGAACGCGAATAGCCTTCGGGGAGGATATCTTTTAACTAGAATGATTAGATAAAAGtatgaaaattatatatatatctatataactGCATGATTTGCTATAAAAACTTGATAAGAAGACGAAAAATACAAAGtaatttattttggaaatttatttctttttattatgttGCAAGGCGGCGGAAACCTGGCCTGTAGGTTCGGACAGGTGACGGCGAGAGAAACACATATTTCTACATTCCATCGGTGGTGTATACCTTCGAAAGTTTCTTCATCAATAGGTCCGCCAGGCAGTCGTCACTCATTACATGTACAATACGGATTGTTTCGGCTTTCACAAACTCTCGAGTATACCGAAACGATACGATAGTGTCTACGAATGTTGGTCAATCTTTCAGCAGCTACTTATACAAAACTGTCGATTCTGACTCCCATCACGATTTCCTGGGATGCTTCATGTGCGCTCGCATATTCGATTTTTGTTATAAGTGTTGTGGAGGCGCTGTAGTGCGGAGTCGCTTAGCGGAGATTCGTCTGAGCTCCACACCAAAGTAGCGGAACTCATCACAATTGGAAACTCGCCCACCTGAGTGGCTTGTCCACCTGTTGATGGCCACGTGAGTGGGtctgaggtggcggtgaggaagatgctGTCCCAGCAATTCTATCGGCaagaccaaaaccaagtgaccgaggagaactTTCCCGTGATGGCATCGAGAAATGCTGCAACCACATGTTTTGAAGgtcgtgatgcaataggcgaatgcctCAAGGTTTGTAtaggcgatcagatccgagttgCACGGAGATCCATCTGAAGTGGAGTCAGCCACGAAgcattaccaggggtatactggtaccatgggaaccagggtAGCCCCCTGAATTACATGTCTCGGGGGAATTCATGCTTCATGTACTTTCAGCTCGGTTGTAGTACTCTTTAGTTTGGCAGAGATTTCGGtatatcttgcatccaccagtatgaatctTGAGCCAAGCATTCAGTATTCTCTGGCACCGTTATACTTGCCTCAGCGGGGCCCTggttgtggttacaaaatcaatccgtttcttaagaagaccgtggggttaTGTCAATTCGACAAGTACTGACAGAACTTCACCGCCAATGGTTGGAAATAAGATATTCTGGTACTCTCATCTTCCCAGGATCACAATTCGGTACCAAAACTATTTCTCCTCAACAAAACCTGTAAAATCTGGTCCGCCGCATCCAAAATAAATTCGCTAGCTTTGCCTTTAAGGTTAATTGTGAAATATCCATGGCTTGGTGGATTGCAAACCTCAAACCCCTTTTCAGAGCAAAGTAGGCAAAGGCGCAAAGCGAAGCTATGTAAGGACACTTGGAGGTCATTATGTCTGGAACAGTATTGTCGGAAGCGAAAAAAATATCATCAtgaacagcgcaacaaccggcatccggtctaggcttgccttagtaacgcactccagacaccccggttttggtcGAGacccgccaattcgatatccctaaaagctgtctgccgtcctgaccaacgccatcgcttcatctcaggcagggtctgcctcgtcttctttttctaccgtagatattccccttatagactttgcgggctggatcatccccatccattcGGTTTAGTGGACCCGGCCACCGcaaccgctcatagatttcgtcgttatgtagggggccaaacatttttttgctaagaacccaagtttccgaggaacacataaggactggtaagatcatagtcttatacagtaagagctttcaccctatgtgaggcgagcggaacaatttttgtaaactgaaataggctctgttggcagtcaaaAGCCgtacacggatttcatcgtcgtagcttttatcggttgtgattttcgaccctagataggaggaatttgcaatggtctcaaagttgtagtctcctatctttatggttttcatttgaccagtgcgatgttgttcgttctttggctttgggcgctgacgttgccaccatgtactttgtcttgtcttcattaatatgcaccgCGAGATCtcacgccgtctgctcgatctcgatgaaggtagactgtacttctcgagttgttcttcccataatgtcaatatcgtcagcgtaggccagtagttgggtagacttgaagaggatggtgcctctgcatgatagggcatccccttgtcttagacaagattgttgatgttgaatggtctcgagagtgatcctgctgcttttatttggtctcgtagggtcagcctagccagtcttatcaatttcgtcgggatatcgaattttctcatggccgtgtacagttttaccctggctatgctgtgtGTCAGTGGACGGATTTATTGCCAACAGGGTCATGCAGACCGTGGCCTCTATTCGGAATTTCGATAAAATTTCGGATCTGGAAAATACCTTTTTCTCCTCCCTAATTTGTATATCTGATGGAatttctcctcttgtggataaaatggctagtcaccgttatATGCGAATACGGATTGTTCCTCTAAGCAAGATAAATCATTTCGGCGAAATGCTAAGGGTTTAAGGGTCAGGTCAGGTCATCCACTTTCATGAACCCCTGCGCCGCCCTCTAATTTAACCTTTCGAGAAATCGCTTAAATCGCAATCTTGATTACCTTCCGGTGCGATGCCTTTCTCAATCTCCTCTTGCCCCCGTCAGGAGTAACGTAAGCTGAcctcatcatcctgctctcgaattTGATGCTTAGAGCTCCCGACTTCATTTCTCTGTCGTGCGCAAGTTGTACCCAACACCACCTTCTATACAATTTGCTCAGGTGTCTGTTATTTTCCCTCCTATCCTAAGACCTTGCACTCTTGCCTTGTCTGGTTCACCagtgaagtccacaaaaaacttcgtcaaaaacaccCTCCGAGAAAGAAATTCCTGTCCTCTAGAATCTATGctgacttaatttttttcaaaactccgcGTTCCTCGGACAAATCCTTAACACTTAATTCCAGAAAAAATGTCTGGCCAGTTTTGAAGACTCATTggagcgcggaaacctcaaaccattCTGGTCCCATTCGCATCTCCAGCGGTCCCGCCCAGCTTTCTCCTCCTTCCATTAAATTCCCTAGCTACTCTGCTAACTCGCCCCCACCATCCTGTGATTTGCTATGCCGCTACTTTTTTTTCTGTCTATGTTCCCTCCTTGTCCCTCCCGCTAATGGATGTAGCGTGCTCTGCGTATCCTACCATTCGGCTCCTTATCCATCTCCTCTTCTAGTATTTCACTGGCGAGCTTGACGCCAATGTCGGCCCTGGTTACAATGGTCTTTCAAACTTCTTTTTGCTTAAACTGGTCGATTAATCTCCTGTTCCCCTTTCTATTACTTTCAGGAAAACCTCAAAGAGAACAATTATCCTCGCCTGTGGGGAAAGTTTCTCGTCATCCCTATTCATAAAAGTGACACTCTTACCGCGAATTACCGtttcatttcgctcttcttcgcttgtttcaaaatcttggaaacgtatgtaagcgttcccataccacttgattcacggtttgcCTCCTACCTTTCCAAATGATCTTGCCGCGTCCtttttgatggctgcacatccctgtttgctctatgtcgAACACCGTAATTGGTTTTCCGCTAAATAGTCCCCTATAGATTGCGCCTCCTTCGATTGAAAGGAGTTACAATCTATAGGAACATAGGCACTCTAGCTCGGGGGTGCTCTGCTAACGGCTTAGCGCTAAACGTTAGAAACTGTTACTCTATGTGCTGCTCGTTTAAATCCGCACCCACTTCCTTTTCCTACTCCCTCAAAGGGCATTCCTTATCATATTAGAAGTCCATTCAAGACTTCGGAGTCACTTATACTTCGCTTCTCCTCTGATTTTTACTCGATCCAACCCTCCTTGACTCTCTTCAACTACCTCGTGAGAAGTTCACCGAGTACTTCTCCGTGAGAGGCCTGGTCTgcttatgcttcaggttaaagttgctgCATAATTCGACAAATAGTAGTAgacaaataagacccttatccTCGTTGCCGGGTCAGTCAGGGTGgatattcttcccggactacttgtGGGATCAAGGCATGAACTTAatttcaaaaatacaaaaaacaacgatagaagaagaggggtgatgccaggcgcatcatcggaggatgagctgctggcatccagccaggagacagtagccgtcgagagaaGTACACTCGgtaccagccgtagcaccgctgtgctgagaCCAACCGCAGGACCCCCTGGAGTAAGGCGAAAaaacggactagtggcttcaaGCCTGGAATCTactgccgtcaaactgggtgtaacgagtaccagacatagtactcctaacccgaaaccctcgacgtcgggggatccctcgaaagtgaaaatCGATAAGAACGTCGTTcgccggaaaccgactaagaagcgaaggtccactggtttcctactcaagagccagtacc includes:
- the LOC119648216 gene encoding LOW QUALITY PROTEIN: histone deacetylase HDAC1 (The sequence of the model RefSeq protein was modified relative to this genomic sequence to represent the inferred CDS: inserted 2 bases in 2 codons; deleted 2 bases in 2 codons) translates to MQTHSKKRVCYYYDSDIGNYYYGQGHPMKPHRIRMTHXLLLNYGLYRRMEIYRPHKATADEMTKFHSDEYIRFLRSIRPDNMTEYNKQMQRFNVGEDCPVFDGLYEFCQLSAGGSVAAAVKLNKQASEICINWGGGLHHAKKSEASGFCYVNDIVLGILELLKYHQRVLYIDIDVHHGDGVEEAFYTTDRVMTVSFHKYGEYFPGTGDLRDIGAGKGKYYAVNIPLRDGMDDEAYESIFVPIISKVMETFQPSAVVLQCGADSLTGDRLGCFNLTVKGTEKCVEFVKKYNLPFLMVGGGGYTIRNVSRCWTYETSVALGVEIANELPYNDYFEYFGPDFKLHISPSNMSNQNTSEYLEKIKNRLFENLRMLPHAPGVQVQXIPEDAVNDESEDEDKVDKDERLPQSDKDKRIVPDNEFSDSEDEGEGGRRDNRSYKGQRKRPRLDKDSKVENADTKDEKDNKMDTTEPDDVKAEDTKKETSAMT